Proteins co-encoded in one Euleptes europaea isolate rEulEur1 chromosome 1, rEulEur1.hap1, whole genome shotgun sequence genomic window:
- the SNTN gene encoding sentan yields the protein MCGCASSSGDPKSYSLKKAEASSAKDTTSKSRKMPKSIPISKQLASIKALGKGSDLEKAVTTLVLVYNNAADADGKLIRSEAKELLQTQFTHFIQGQEEKPKYQEILASFDESKNEPIDFEDFMVQTLSITLMSDLLEDIKKCAKK from the exons ATGTGCGGCTGTGCCTCTAGTTCTGGGGACCCAAAGTCGTATTCTCTAAAAAAAGCagaggcttcttcagccaaaGATACCACTTCAAAATCAAGGAAAATGCCCAAAAG TATTCCAATATCCAAGCAGCTGGCTTCCATCAAAG CTCTAGGGAAAGGCTCTGATCTAGAGAAAGCTGTTACTACTTTAGTCTTAGTGTACAATAATGCTGCAGACGCTGACGGGAAACTCATCAGATCCGAAGCTAAAGAATTGCTCCAAACTCAGTTTACGCATTTTATACAG GGGCAAGAAGAGAAACCAAAATACCAGGAAATCCTTGCCAGTTTCGACGAGAGCAAGAACGAGCCAATTGACTTTGAGGATTTTATGGTTCAGACACTTAGTATCACTCTGATGTCTGACCTCCTGGAAGACATCAAAAAGTGTGCAAAAAAATGA